Sequence from the Peromyscus eremicus chromosome 4, PerEre_H2_v1, whole genome shotgun sequence genome:
GTACCCCTCAGGTATtcaccacagggacacaatatTATATGATACCTTCCAAAGATCTGAACTGATACTATTATTGAAAACTCTTCTTCTGATTGAGATAAGAATGAATACCATACTTTTGTTGGCATGAGTTTACAGCCAGACACAGCCAGGGTACCTCCTTATTTTTAAGACTTGGTAGAAATAGTATGACTCAGTTACAAAGGGAGGGTTTGGCAGAATAATGGCATTATACAATTAAGAGCAATCAAAATGAAGCACAGCAGGAGGGTTTGCCTCCATGAATGTTTGTCTCCTCCCCAGGTGTGTCCAACCCCTCCATGGAGATTTAGCCATAGGAAGCCACCTTACAGTGCTAAGACCCAAGAAAGGGGATACGACAGTGTTCATCCTCCCTGtagaagaattatttaaaaattgaaatttactCTTTCAAATCACATTTTAACTGTTGTTAAATACAAAGAGCAGTAACAAATTCACTTTCTAGACATTTAGAATCTGGACTTAAGGTATACAGATTGGCTCTGAATCATGTTCCCTTTCTGTTCCACGTATGACAGTTCTATCCttagtttttaaagtttatgATGATTACACATCTGTTTCTGTTACATTTCCTAAATTTCTTTACGTGCTATTCCCCCAGTATTACTCCCAACCAAGTGCAAGAAGAGGCAAAAGAACAGGGAGAAATACGCTACTTAGTAATcctgattatttttctctctctgaacATTTCGTCTTCCAATTTATCACTTTCTTCCCACTCCACAGGACATCTGGCTGTTAGATGAACTTAGGCAAACTCAAGCATGCCATTTGTAAGCCAACGTAATTGATTTCAGCTTAACGTATTACATTGATACACCACATCATTTAAATGCTTGAAACCTCTATATGGGGAGGggttcaaagaaaaatgaaaggggaAAAATGGAAATTTGATCCACTGTCCTCTGTAGGTTTTATATTGTCCTCACCATTAGCTCTTACTGTTACAGTGTACACTGTTTAATTCGCATGGGTCCAAGTTAAACTGAGTCACATTGTCCTTGCTTCTGCAAACTGTCAGAGCTAGAGTTCTGAATACCTGATGGCTTAGATTTGGggcttcttctctccctttaAGATGAGAGGTATCAAGGACATGTTATGTGGTTACCCTAGAAGCCAGGGAGGAGAAGCAAAATTATCTCCTGATACAAATGTCAGACTTATAGGCCTACATCAGTCTTTGCAATGCCATGGCCACAGCTGTATTCATTTCTCAATTAACTTTACCTTGTATTCAGGCATAATATCTGTTCCTCTCTTCCTTCGGTTTAAATCTTTTCCCAGGAGATAAGTTATAGGTAGTAACAGTGCTTTGGCTTATTTGGGGTATTGATACCCAAGGTTTTCAGGTTACACTCCAAAGTGAGGCGAAGGAATGAGAGATGCCCTGGGTGGTTCAATGTCGCAGGCGAGGTGAAGCTGGCACAATAAAGCTCACTTTGTTGGCAGGAGAGATGAGGATTCTCATTACAGGAAGGGAGTGAAAGCTCCAGGCTAAGTTCCTCAtgtaaaactaaaagaaaattaaaaaagctaAGGCCCTTATCCCGCCTCTGGTGACAATACTCTTAGgagaagaaaataaggaaaatgactaAATAGACTAGAATCCAAGTGGcataataatgataaaaagagTGACCAAGTACAAGGCCTAAAGCAGGGCCCAGGCGGCCGATGGAAAGAAAGacaactgtgtgtgtgctgtgatcTGTACAAATTTCACTGGAGAAAACTACCTCTGGAATGTACAGGTAGCTACACCAAGCTAAACTACACAAGGCTCTCACTGAATGGAATATTGACAAGCTACGGGTCTAGGGAAAATGCGCTTATGTTTTATTCATGTGGATCATGTAAGAAACCATACATAAAATTGTTGGAGTTTTTTATGTTAAGACAAAAGTACACTCATCATGTTTGAGAAGCACTTAGGCTAGAAGGACCTGTGTTTGCAGCATTTTTAGTATGGCTTAAACCCTTCAATTTAGAAACAGTGTTCAAAATGATGGTGGGAAGGTCTACAAAGACAGAATGCACTAAGTTGTATGTTCCTTTGTAATTGCTCTACAGAGTACAGTTGGCCCTGCACATTCATGGGCGGTGTGTCCACACATTTAAGCAAAGGCAAATTGAAACAGTTCAGAAAAAAGGCTTGCACTGAACATGGGCAAATGTTTTCCTATCATTGTTTCTTAAACTTGCTAGCATTTCTACTATTTATCTATTGTCTCTGGTATTCTAAGTATTTTAGAAGCATTTGAAGTATATAGGAGGATGGGACTATGTAATATGTCAGCACTTAAGCCACACTCCATAAAAGACTTTACCAGCTGCAGATATCCACGTTCTTGGAAGACTCTAAATTCAGTTCACTCCAGTTATTGAGCAACAACCCCACACATTAGCTTTAACTCAAGTGTGCAAAAGTTTATTCTACCCCTATATTTGATTCACCAATGTGAGTCCTAGAATACATTGTTAATACTCTTTATGCCTACACTTAATTATTTGTAGTTATAAATTATTTACAGTGACACATCTTGTTCTGTCTGATTGCTTTGTAAGGATTCAAtggaaaaatgtataaaatttctAATGTATAATAAGTCtataattaataaaacaatttcCTGATTATATTAACAATTTTAGGAGTGAAACCACTTATATTGATATTtaccaaaaaggaaataaaatataaggaAATGGAATTACCACAAATGTAAATACTTCTGTAATTCCTGTCTGGAAACAGTATGAGGAGCAAATAAGAACCCTTTAAGTGAACAGTACCCTCTTCCCACAGGTATCCATCCACAATCTCTTGTCTTTTAACAGAGAGTTGTGCCTGTTTTGAACTTTATATATATGGGATTACGCTATATGCCTGGATTTTTAGGCTTTGCATTATGTTGATGATAATCATCCAGTATGTTGCATAAAACTGTAAGATGCTAATTTTCAGCATATGAATAGGCCAGGATTTGTAGTTCAATCTGTTGCTGGTGGATTTTAGCCAGACACTCATAAGTAATGTGCCTATGAATATTCCCACATGCCTACCTGCTTTATATTTTAAGAAGACTTTTCTTAAGTGATTAGAACGGGGATGGAAAATGTTTCATCCCAGTGAAACCTTTGGAATGCAAAACCTCAGGCTGATTTCTGAAAGCTTTTGATGAGACAGTGTATCAGAATATAATGCAGATGTTTTTAACTTGCAACAGATCATTGGGTGGAAGGTGAGAGTAGTAAATACAATCAAACTACAATCAGAGGGGAATGGAGGCTCTCTAAACCCCactaaaaaaaaacagcaatggtGGCAGTGAAAATTCAGGGAAAGGCCTTAAAAATTGCAggcaaggggctgaagagattgctcactggttaagatcactggctgctcttctagtgaatctgggtttgattctcagaatcCACAGGGCAAttcacagctgtaattccagttccctCTTTTGATATCCATGGTGCctggcatgcacgtggtacacatacatgcattcaggcaaactctcatgtacataaaataaaaataaatcttaaaaaaaaacttgcaggCAACATAAATCCTATAATTTAGCAATTGAactttctccattttcctgaGTCAAGTTGGAATGTTTTAGTGAAAAGTAAAACCCAATTTGAAGAGCATCAAATCAGTTTTCAGACTTTACTGTTTGACATGGAGTCTTATATTATtctatgctggcctcgaactatgtagctgagaattacTCTGTGCCTCTGATCCTGTACTTTCTCCATACTCCTCATTactgctgggaatacaggcacaTACCAGCTTGCCAGGTTTGTGCAATGCTGGGATGGAATGTTGGctttttgcatgctaggcaagcagtctagcAACTAAGCAATGTTCTCAGCTCCAggctaacattttttaaatataaaagttcAGTTAAATATACTTCATCATTTAGCATTTTGTTTGCCTcttctatttattaatttctaTTACTAGCcactctgagtctcagtttcttcatttacaTGAAGAACGTAACACAGCTATTCTTGTCTTAAGATATCACTGAACCAATGATCAATACAATATTAATTGTAAACCTTGTAAGACATTATAGCAGTGGTTGTCAACCATTCTAATGCTTAGAACCTTTAATGCAATTCCTCATACTGTAGTAACACCCACTCAcgcagttatttatttattttttgctacttcataactgtaattttgtaatctgtgttttggaatggtctTAGGCCACTcttatgaaagggtcatttgacccccaaaggagtcacTACCCAAAGGTTGAAAACTGCTATACCACAAAGATATTACTTACTTTAGGCCAGATACTGTTCTGAATGTTTCTTCATATACTATCGATTTAGTTTCAAAATAATACTGTAAAAAAATTTGGTTACCTTGACAATAATATATTAACAACTTACACTAATGATGATTCTATAAGTTATTTATTACCTAATAGTGCCATAATCTACATAGGTAAAATACCTAGTATTTTACATCACATACAGTCAACCATATTCTTCATTTATTATAACACAGATGCTATCTCAACTTCAatgaattaaaagtaaatatgaataaaatgtaCTCAAGGGAGCTTTGGAAAGACTTCCTTCATAGATATAAGAATGGGACATTTAGTGTGTGAGTAGTAGAATCATCTTCACAATCAGCATTCAAAATAACATCTTTGTAAAGAGAATGCTTTCTTAGACAGTTTGAAGAAACCAGATAGCTCTGCATGTTCTATATTTACAACATTAAAAACACTACTTAGCAGCCTATGGATATGCACATATGTTAATAAATATCCTTTCAAATTGTTTCAAGCTCAGTGATCTTTGAAATAGCAGTATCTAACTTGACAAGGCTGTTCTCTGCCATTTTCCTAGAAGGAAAGATTATATCGAAAATAGAAGTTAATGGCACTGGTTTAAATCCACAATCCATCCAAAGCAATCATTTTAGAATAAGAAATATATTATCATCACAACAttgtgtctctgtatttttttcattttagtaatGAAGATCCTTAGAAAAACTCAGGATGCTCTTAATAATTTAAATGATTGTTACTTTTCTTTCAGATTCCTCATAAAACCAATACCAAAGAAGGCTACTATGTTGACCTTAGCCAAAGTTACATTGATCTCAAGTCTGTTCATTATGTTACCATTTGGGAGACCTcagaaacaaaatccaagaaGAAATGCAACTCAGTATACCATAGAAGATTTGAAAACAATGGGAATCAAATCCATTCCTTTGGAAAGGAGCACAAACATAACTTCAGAGAATGAAAGTAGTAATACCTCCAAACCCATGGTGACAGATGCCTCTCTTTTGGATCTACCCACAATCTATGAAACAAGAAATTCCACCAGTAACTGGCTAACAGCTAGCTCTACTGAGGATCCAAGACCTACCTCCACATATTCTATCCCTCCCTTGGCTCATGGTTTTGTTTCCAAGTTGCCTTTGAACTCATCCACAGCAGATGTAAATCCTTTACAAGTCTCAGCACATTCCAATTCCGTACATCCCACATCACCAGACAACTTTACTTGGTCTCTGGACAATGACACCATGCATATTCCTGACAATATTTCCAGTACAGCCAgtatcctccctctgcctccaatgACCACACCTGTGACCCCTTTGACAATCGAACCTACTGGATGGCTTGACACAAACGATGACAACTTTGCTGGGTTTACCCCATATCAAGAAAAAACAACTTTGCAGCCTACCTTAAAATTCACCAATAATTCAAAACTTTTTCCCAATCCATCCGACCCCCAAAAAGGTATATATAAATAGATTTAATTTCTTAGTTATGTAAGGCTGAATTTCTAGAGAAGTCATATAAATTAAATCCAAGGAGTGCCATTCTAGGAAATGCAGGCTATTACAGGGGTATGGGTCATTCTTACCTATGAGGTATAAACGACAGAAGCTGTGAAGTGGTTTTAGGACTTAATTGAGCACATGCTAGTTATTAGCAGGTAGGAGCATGAGGAGAGAGTGGGACAAAGGTGATGATGGGAAGTGAAAATGCTACCTGAGGCATCAGGTAACAGCTTCCATTGACTCTTTAGAGACAATCTGGACTTTCGGGTGCTCTCAGGAATAGTCTACTAATGAGCTTTAAAATATATGCTTGTGAGCTTTGAAACACTGAACAAAATGAGTGCTTTTATAGATTATCTGACCCCACACAGTGACTGTATGATAATAACAGAGCAGTGGCATTCCAAGAATTACCTGGGTAAGCTTACCACAGGAAAACATCCTTAACTTTTAGTTTAATATCTAATGAGaatcatataaatataattttggaTCACAGcattattaaataaacatttgtgTGATTCCCTAAAAACTGTGtctaatttaaaaacatatagtTGGAAAGCTAACAGAGGCTGTATTATGCATTTATTAAGCTTAATTTTTCCCAGGGCTGTATGTTTGTATGCCTAAGTgaccttattatttttaataaaaacttcttattttttaaatgaactcagTGCCTTCTGATGGACTTTCTTCAAggctaaattaattaaaacatataaacacataatCAGATTGGCATTTGTAAGTTATTGTCAGCATATGGGAAACACTTTAACTTCTAAAATCTAGGCTTTTTAAAACAACATGATAGCAATATACTGTACGTACATACGCtttcatgtttaattttataaTGTTTCATGTTACGATTTTAACACATCCCATCATTCTTGAACACCCTTTTATCCATTAGAGAGAatacttaaaatgtttctttgtCTGTCTAAACTCAATAAATAGATGTTGTGAATATAGAGCACTGACCCATACAATAGCCCTTTTATCAAAATTAttaggtttgtttctttttattgtaacaacctttttttgtttttgtttgtgtattccaaatgaattaattttttttaggaGTGAAATCTGGTATATAGCTTTAGAGAGCCTAAGAATAGCTTCATTATCTAGTTAATGAACTTCTCAAGACACTTAAAAGTGCAGTTGGTATCTAGAGAGGAGGGGTGGTAGTAGTTTAATGATTACTTAATTTTCAGGCCAAGTATTCCAC
This genomic interval carries:
- the Muc15 gene encoding mucin-15 isoform X1 produces the protein MLTLAKVTLISSLFIMLPFGRPQKQNPRRNATQYTIEDLKTMGIKSIPLERSTNITSENESSNTSKPMVTDASLLDLPTIYETRNSTSNWLTASSTEDPRPTSTYSIPPLAHGFVSKLPLNSSTADVNPLQVSAHSNSVHPTSPDNFTWSLDNDTMHIPDNISSTASILPLPPMTTPVTPLTIEPTGWLDTNDDNFAGFTPYQEKTTLQPTLKFTNNSKLFPNPSDPQKETKNTAIVFGTILGAILGASLLSLVGYLLCGQRKTDSFSHRRLYDDRNEPVLRLDNAPEPYDINFGNSSYYNSTVRDSSMPEGGESVHDTIPMDDIPSLRTSI
- the Muc15 gene encoding mucin-15 isoform X2 gives rise to the protein MLTLAKVTLISSLFIMLPFGRPQKQNPRRNATQYTIEDLKTMGIKSIPLERSTNITSENESSNTSKPMVTDASLLDLPTIYETRNSTSNWLTASSTEDPRPTSTYSIPPLAHGFVSKLPLNSSTADVNPLQVSAHSNSVHPTSPDNFTWSLDNDTMHIPDNISSTASILPLPPMTTPVTPLTIEPTGWLDTNDDNFAGFTPYQEKTTLQPTLKFTNNSKLFPNPSDPQKETKNTAIVFGTILGAILGASLLSLVGYLLCGQRKTDSFSHRRLYDDRNEPVTTTQL